Proteins encoded in a region of the Takifugu flavidus isolate HTHZ2018 chromosome 10, ASM371156v2, whole genome shotgun sequence genome:
- the pomgnt2 gene encoding protein O-linked-mannose beta-1,4-N-acetylglucosaminyltransferase 2 produces MSAAGCRMSVGTLLNGLLVSIVAALLWKYSKLSEHAALLEEELHMTRQSQELSQAHIDYHVALQALQEHGTRMVCTGKMHTDRICRFDYLCYCSEAEEFVFFHSNSSVMLPNLGSRRFQPALLDLSSVEDHNTQYFNFLELPAATLRFMPKPVFVPDVTLILNRFNPDNLMHVFHDDLLPAFYTMKQFLDSDEDARLVFMEGWEEGPHFELYRLLSNKQPLLKEQLRNFGKLMCFTKSYIGLSKMTTWYQYGFVQPQGPKANILVSGNELRHFAKVLMEKMNITRAAGGEKDQGNAEDEKTKDEYIVVFSRSTTRLILNEAELIMALAQEFQMRVVTVSLEEQSFPSIVQVISGASMLVSMHGAQLITSLFLPPGAVVVELYPFAVNPDQYTPYRTLASLPGMDLHYIPWRNTEEENTVTHPDRPWEQGGIAHLEKEEQERIMASKDVPRHLCCRNPEWLFRIYQDTLVDIPSFLEVLQEGVKAKPLLKKSKLSSTLHPGRVRDPQCQTSVQTSNEAKLTVSWQIPWNLKYLKVREVKYEVWIQEQGENTYMPYILPQQNYTFSDNIKPFTTYLVWVRCIFNKNLLGPFADVLMCRT; encoded by the coding sequence ATGTCGGCGGCGGGCTGCAGGATGAGTGTGGGCACGCTCCTCAACGGGCTGCTCGTCTCCATAGTTGCAGCGCTGCTTTGGAAGTATTCCAAACTGAGCGAGCACGCggccctgctggaggaggagctgcacatGACGCGGCAGTCGCAGGAGCTCTCGCAGGCCCACATCGACTACCACGTGGCCCTGCAGGCGCTGCAGGAACACGGCACGCGCATGGTCTGCACCGGCAAGATGCACACCGACCGCATTTGCCGCTTCGACTACCTGTGCTACTGCTCCGAGGCAGAGGAGTTCGTCTTCTTTCACTCCAATTCCTCCGTCATGTTGCCCAACTTGGGCTCCCGGCGCTTCCAACCGGCCCTCCTGGATCTGTCCTCCGTGGAGGATCACAACACCCAGTACTTCAACTTCCTGGAGCTCCCAGCTGCTACCCTGAGGTTCATGCCCAAACCGGTGTTCGTACCCGACGTCACGCTGATCCTGAACCGCTTCAACCCCGACAACCTGATGCATGTTTTCCACGACGACCTGCTTCCAGCCTTCTACACCATGAAGCAGTTTTTGGACTCGGACGAGGATGCGCGCCTGGTTTTCATGGAAGGTTGGGAAGAGGGGCCGCATTTCGAGCTCTACCGGCTTCTCAGCAACAAGCAGCcgctgctgaaggagcagctcAGGAACTTTGGAAAGCTCATGTGTTTCACAAAGTCCTACATTGGCCTGTCCAAGATGACCACCTGGTACCAGTATGGCTTTGTCCAGCCGCAGGGGCCCAAGGCCAACATTCTGGTCTCTGGGAACGAGCTCCGGCATTTTGCCAAAGTCCTCATGGAGAAAATGAACATCACACGGGCGGCAGGTGGCGAGAAGGACCAAGGCAACGCTGAAGATGAGAAGACCAAGGATGAATACATCGTGGTGTTCAGCCGGTCGACGACCAGGCTGATCCTGAATGAAGCCGAGCTCATTATGGCTCTGGCGCAGGAATTCCAGATGAGGGTGGTGACGGTgtccctggaggagcagagcttCCCCAGTATCGTCCAGGTGATCAGCGGCGCCTCCATGTTGGTCAGCATGCACGGAGCTCAGCTGATCACCTCACTGTTCCTCCCTCCCGGAGCCGTCGTGGTCGAGCTGTACCCCTTCGCTGTCAATCCAGATCAGTACACCCCCTATAGAACACTGGCCTCCCTTCCAGGAATGGACCTCCACTACATTCCCTGGAGGAACACGGAGGAGGAGAACACCGTCACCCACCCAGACAGACCCTGGGAACAAGGCGGCATCGCTCACCTGgaaaaggaggagcaggagcggatAATGGCGAGCAAGGACGTCCCCAGGCACCTGTGCTGCCGCAACCCAGAGTGGCTTTTCCGCATCTACCAAGACACCTTAGTGGACATTCCGTCTTTTCTAGAGGTGCTTCAGGAAGGGGTGAAGGCAAAGCCCCTTTTGAAGAAGTCAAAGCTGTCCAGCACGCTTCACCCCGGCCGGGTCAGGGACCCCCAGTGTCAGACCTCCGTACAAACCAGTAATGAGGCTAAACTGACCGTCTCCTGGCAGATCCCCTGGAATCTGAAGtacctgaaggtcagagaggtgAAGTACGAGGTGTGGATTCAGGAGCAGGGAGAGAACACCTACATGCCTTACATCCTCCCCCAGCAGAACTACACTTTCTCAGACAACATCAAGCCCTTCACCACCTACTTGGTGTGGGTCAGGTGCATCTTCAACAAGAACCTCCTGGGTCCCTTTGCAGACGTTCTCATGTGCAGGACGTAA
- the snrka gene encoding SNF-related serine/threonine-protein kinase, whose protein sequence is MAGFKRGYDGKIAGLYDLDKTLGRGHFAVVKLARHVFTGEKVAVKVIDKTKLDTVATGHLFQEVRCMKLVQHPNIVRLYEVIDTQTKLYLILELGDGGDMFDYIMKHEEGLNEDLAKKYFAQIVHAISYCHRLHVVHRDLKPENVVFFEKQGLVKLTDFGFSNKFQPGKKLTTSCGSLAYSAPEILLGDEYDAPAVDIWSLGVILFMLVCGQPPFQEANDSETLTMIMDCKYTVPARVSGSCKDLIDRMLQRDPKQRASLEEIESHAWLQGVDPSPATKYNTPLVSHKNLSEEEHNSIIQRMVLGDIADREAIVEALETNKYNHITATYYLLAERILREKQEKEVQNRSSSPSNIKAQFRQSWPTRVDMHQDIEGSLAASSISHAGGPQSPARSAENLLNGHRPKGLMELGRREESVTDAAAPMVLGDSCAGSGSGTTRGPTPSTSAGPKQRTCLFRVEEDEEEEEEQDPSPLPSQVILRRKPPSITNRLTSRKSAPVLNQIFEEEGESDDDFDMDEGLPPKLSRLKMNMAGNPANLSSSAASSPGSTQKRYHRRKSQGRGSSCSSSETSDDDSESHRRRLDKDSGFSYSWNRRDSSEGPPGSSGGNGGGSSSGQSKPPGEGGGTSGPDRGSPPGADGNRGGGGSSSGGGGRGGGGGQDSPSSCCNNSSTSDPSLGAAPRPSRAASRSSELVESLKLMSLCLSSQLQQHRGGRGGRGRGDKFIIHPHSLSGGSVKIQEKSSWRMCIGSMGSLDTITLPTTAAPQHHSRKTAPHGRPGPQGAPLSRDAHCNLSALKNSVLQLPLYEKTISVNIQRGGGARDGLLCTSAPASCCQVI, encoded by the exons ATGGCAGGCTTCAAGCGGGGCTACGATGGCAAGATCGCAGGCCTGTACGACCTGGACAAGACCTTGGGCCGTGGCCACTTTGCTGTTGTCAAGCTGGCCCGCCACGTCTTCACCGGGGAGAAGGTGGCGGTGAAGGTGATCGATAAGACCAAGCTGGACACGGTGGCCACGGGACACCTGTTCCAGGAGGTCCGCTGCATGAAGCTTGTTCAGCACCCCAATATTGTGCGCCTCTACGAAGTGATAGACACCCAGACGAAACTTTACCTCATCCTGGAGCTGGGGGACGGCGGCGACATGTTTGATTACATCATGAAACACGAGGAAGGTCTGAATGAAGACCTGGCTAAGAAATATTTTGCCCAGATCGTCCACGCCATCTCCTACTGCCACCGCCTGCATGTGGTGCACAGGGACCTGAAGCCTGAAAACGTGGTGTTCTTCGAGAAACAGGGACTGGTCAAGCTCACCGACTTTGGATTCAGTAACAAGTTTCAGCCGGGCAAAAAACTGACCACCAGCTGTGGATCTCTGGCGTATTCTGCCCCCGAAATACTGCTGGGCGACGAGTACGACGCTCCCGCTGTGG ACATCTGGAGCCTCGGCGTGATCCTCTTCATGCTGGTTTGCGGCCAGCCGCCGTTCCAGGAAGCCAACGACAGCGAGACCCTCACCATGATCATGGACTGCAAATACACGGTTCCGGCCCGGGTCTCCGGCTCCTGCAAAGA cctgaTCGACCGCATGCTTCAGAGGGATCCAAAGCAGCGAGCGTCGCTGGAAGAGATCGAAAGTCACGCCTGGCTGCAGGGGGTGGACCCGTCCCCCGCCACCAAGTACAACACGCCACTGGTGTCGCACAAGAACCTGTCGGAGGAGGAGCACAACAGCATCATCCAGAGGATGGTGCTGGGAGACATCGCAGACCGGGAGGCCATAGTGGA GGCGCTGGAGACCAACAAGTACAACCACATCACAGCCACCTACTACCTGCTGGCCGAGCGCATCCTGAGGGAGAAGCAAGAGAAGGAGGTGCAGAACCGCTCCTCCAGCCCCAGTAACATCAAAGCACAGTTCAG GCAGTCATGGCCCACCAGGGTGGACATGCACCAGGACATCGAGGGCAGCCTGGCCGCATCCTCCATCTCACACGCCGGAGGCCCCCAGTCTCCGGCCCGGAGCGCCGAGAACCTGCTGAACGGACATCGGCCCAAAGGCCTGATGGAGCTGGGCCGGAGGGAGGAGAGCGTGACGGACGCGGCGGCGCCGATGGTGCTG GGGGACTCTTGTGCTGGCTCAGGGTCCGGGACCACCAGGGGGCCCACGCCATCCACCTCGGCTGGACCCAAGCAGAGAACCTGCCTGTTCAG ggtggaggaggacgaggaggaggaggaagagcaggaccCGTCTCCTCTCCCGAGCCAGGTGATCCTGCGCCGGAAGCCCCCCTCCATCACCAACCGCCTCACCTCCAGGAAGAGCGCCCCGGTGCTCAACCAGATATTCGAGGAGGAGGGCGAGTCTGACGACGACTTCGACATGGACGAGGGGCTCCCACCCAAACTCAGCCGCCTCAAGATGAACATGGCCGGAAACCCCGCCAACCTGAGCTCCAGCGCCGCCTCGTCCCCCGGGTCCACGCAGAAGCGCTACCACCGGCGTAAGAGCCAGGGTCGGGGGTCGTCCTGCTCCAGCTCGGAGACCAGCGACGACGACTCGGAGAGCCACCGCAGGCGCCTGGACAAAGACTCGGGCTTCAGCTACAGCTGGAACAGGAGGGACAGTAGCGAGGGGCCGCCCGGCAGCTCCGGGGGCAACGGGGGCGGCAGCAGCTCCGGCCAGAGTAAACCTCcgggcgagggaggggggacgtCTGGACCAGACAGAGGAAGCCCCCCTGGGGCCGACGGGAACAGAGGaggtggcggcagcagcagcggaggtggcggcagaggaggcggaggggggCAGGACAGCCCCTCCAGCTGTTGTAACAATAGTAGCACCTCCGACCCCTCCCTCGGCGCCGCCCCCCGCCCGTCCCGCGCAGCCAGCCGCAGCTCTGAGCTGGTGGAGAGCCTGAAGCTGATGAGCCTGTGCCTGAGctcgcagctgcagcagcaccgcgGCGGGCGGGGGGGTcgagggaggggggacaagTTCATCATCCACCCTCACAGCCTCTCAGGAGGGAGCGTGAAAATCCAGGAGAAATCCTCCTGGAGGATGTGCATCGGCTCCATGGGGAGCCTGGACACCATCACCCTCCCCACCACCGCCGCACCTCAGCACCATTCGCGGAAAACGGCGCCGCACGGCCGCCCCGGCCCGCAGGGGGCGCCGCTGAGCAGGGACGCTCACTGCAACCTGAGCGCTTTGAAAAACAGCGTGCTTCAACTACCTCTGTACGAGAAGACCATCTCCGTCAACAtccagcgtggggggggggccagGGACGGCCTGCTGTGCACCTCCGCTCCGGCTAGCTGCTGCCAGGTCatctga